In Candidatus Poribacteria bacterium, the following proteins share a genomic window:
- a CDS encoding efflux RND transporter periplasmic adaptor subunit → MKKVLIVIVIVLAIAAIIAMPRFLKREKPETPQTATTVLKPVEVIKAKRGEIRSELELSGTIQAESQISVFPKIAGRLVVLTVDEGDSVEKGASLATVEHEELELAVQQAEAALEAAETAYSQVKQLAKVRVRSEIAQARARLHAAEIALQQVVDLSEIRAVTQIEQAQAALESLVANLQKIKSGARDEDRRQAQAGLSQADANLTNARSNHERMLQLFQNGAISQQSLEGAKTQLDIAVAQHKIATEQLQLIDNGARAEDIQAMEAQVQQAEASLRLAQTQASTRTWEKDIELANSQVETARAVLTSAEALETAKSWEAEITSAKTARTQADIALKLAQKRLRDATIHAPISGVISKRHLDLGGMALPAAPLFEIVNIDTVKATVDVIEAHLNQLALNQQALIEVDGISIQMSGRVVFISPTLMPARRTATAEIGIDNPDGTLKPGMFAKVTIPVKVHEDAILISRASLIEDADTKTQNVFVIENGISQRRAVEIGLLRDGEAEVLNGLAEGEAVVVAGQHSLKQGESVRVVNP, encoded by the coding sequence TTGAAGAAAGTACTGATTGTCATTGTCATAGTATTAGCGATAGCAGCGATTATTGCTATGCCTCGGTTCCTGAAACGTGAAAAGCCTGAAACCCCGCAAACTGCAACCACGGTGCTTAAACCGGTAGAAGTTATAAAAGCAAAGCGGGGAGAGATTCGTTCGGAACTTGAATTGTCTGGGACGATTCAAGCGGAGTCACAAATTAGCGTCTTCCCTAAAATAGCCGGTCGTCTCGTTGTCTTAACTGTGGATGAAGGGGACAGTGTAGAAAAAGGAGCATCGCTTGCGACTGTAGAGCATGAGGAGTTAGAGCTCGCGGTGCAACAAGCGGAAGCAGCACTCGAAGCAGCAGAGACCGCTTATTCACAGGTAAAACAGCTTGCGAAAGTGCGGGTGCGCTCAGAGATCGCGCAAGCAAGAGCGCGGCTCCACGCTGCAGAGATCGCTCTACAACAGGTCGTCGATCTCTCTGAAATCCGGGCAGTCACGCAGATAGAGCAAGCGCAAGCGGCGTTGGAGTCTCTCGTTGCGAATCTTCAGAAAATTAAGAGCGGTGCCCGTGACGAAGATCGGCGGCAGGCACAAGCAGGCTTGAGTCAAGCCGATGCGAATCTTACGAATGCCAGAAGCAATCATGAGCGGATGCTACAACTCTTTCAGAATGGAGCGATTAGCCAACAATCGCTTGAAGGTGCGAAGACGCAGTTAGATATTGCTGTCGCGCAGCATAAGATTGCTACGGAGCAACTTCAGCTGATTGATAACGGCGCACGTGCTGAAGACATCCAAGCAATGGAGGCACAGGTTCAGCAAGCGGAAGCCTCTTTGCGGTTGGCACAGACACAAGCCTCGACAAGAACTTGGGAGAAAGACATTGAACTCGCAAATTCTCAGGTCGAAACGGCACGGGCTGTGCTGACCTCCGCTGAAGCGTTAGAGACTGCAAAAAGTTGGGAAGCAGAGATTACATCGGCGAAAACGGCTCGCACGCAGGCGGACATCGCCCTCAAGCTTGCTCAGAAACGCCTGAGAGATGCCACCATTCACGCCCCGATTTCTGGTGTTATCTCTAAACGCCATCTTGATTTAGGAGGCATGGCACTTCCAGCAGCACCGCTTTTCGAGATTGTTAATATTGATACTGTCAAAGCCACTGTTGATGTGATTGAAGCACACTTGAACCAATTGGCACTCAATCAGCAGGCACTAATAGAGGTTGATGGTATAAGTATCCAGATGTCCGGTCGTGTTGTCTTTATCAGTCCGACTTTGATGCCAGCCCGTCGCACAGCGACTGCTGAAATCGGGATTGACAATCCAGACGGAACTCTTAAACCGGGGATGTTCGCGAAAGTTACCATCCCTGTCAAGGTCCATGAGGATGCGATTCTCATCTCGCGTGCTTCTCTCATTGAGGATGCTGACACAAAGACGCAGAACGTTTTCGTTATTGAAAACGGAATAAGTCAACGTCGTGCTGTGGAAATAGGGCTTTTACGTGATGGGGAGGCTGAAGTTCTCAACGGACTTGCTGAGGGTGAAGCCGTCGTCGTTGCTGGACAACATTCTCTGAAACAGGGAGAGAGCGTTAGGGTCGTCAATCCTTAG
- a CDS encoding LamG domain-containing protein — protein MKLITQLTFVGFSLILSVCLFVTPAPAQLGIDTLTGLWLFDEGSGDVAVDSSSSALDAALVGDPVWVSGVFGSGLELNGSSAYVEVPAHVNPTDAITVSLWVKSMTDDWNQHGWMVEKRNAYIIHPNAGTKNVSWPICNSGCWNKPGSWRDGEVGPTDITDWHLYTTTFDSATGEWNIYIDGVAESTMEINTDPIDADDGPLFIGRDTCCDGRFGDAIIDEVAIFNVALTADEIQMMMDKGLSALLLTPVEPEGKLSTTWANVKQQY, from the coding sequence ATGAAACTTATAACACAATTAACCTTTGTAGGCTTCAGTTTAATCTTGAGCGTCTGTCTGTTCGTCACTCCTGCTCCCGCACAACTTGGGATAGACACACTCACAGGTCTCTGGTTGTTCGACGAAGGCAGCGGCGACGTTGCTGTAGATTCTTCCAGCAGCGCGCTTGATGCCGCGTTGGTAGGTGATCCAGTATGGGTGAGTGGCGTGTTCGGTTCGGGGTTGGAACTCAATGGCTCAAGTGCCTACGTTGAAGTCCCAGCACACGTAAATCCGACCGATGCTATTACCGTTTCACTCTGGGTTAAAAGCATGACAGATGACTGGAATCAGCACGGTTGGATGGTCGAAAAACGGAATGCGTATATCATCCATCCCAACGCAGGCACCAAAAACGTCTCGTGGCCAATTTGTAACAGCGGCTGCTGGAATAAACCCGGTAGCTGGCGTGACGGTGAAGTCGGACCAACCGACATCACCGATTGGCATCTCTATACCACCACTTTCGACAGTGCTACCGGTGAGTGGAATATCTACATCGACGGTGTGGCAGAGAGCACAATGGAAATCAATACCGATCCAATTGATGCTGACGATGGACCGCTATTCATCGGTAGGGACACCTGTTGTGATGGTAGATTCGGCGACGCAATTATTGACGAAGTTGCTATCTTCAACGTTGCACTAACTGCCGATGAGATTCAGATGATGATGGACAAAGGACTTTCCGCGTTGCTTTTGACACCAGTCGAACCTGAGGGCAAACTCTCAACTACTTGGGCAAACGTTAAACAACAATACTAA
- a CDS encoding PorV/PorQ family protein, producing the protein MIKFRLIYLYLLIASFIPAMTCIAADEGAHAAEFLSHGVGARALGMGSAFVAIADDATATYWNPAGLTKVKKHSFSAMYSDTFSTGDGSWLSRGLVTYNFLNYVYQIEDIGSVGLSWIRLGVDDIPRTTFIDVNNNGFLGDFQDKNGNGIKDEGEPFIDKPEVAEYFNNTDNALLISYARQVHPMVSVGGNLKLLNQSIFENSGNGFGIDIGLIAEPYKGVRVGAMLLDATGTQVRWDTPEKPTFTRTRRLRIGAAYHFTVPRLGKGAIGADFETDQADLEMGGGGGGIVPRIGAEYWLFNTLALRGGWNGHGLSAGAGLRLRINAMSFFVNYAFNTHTLGGSQRISVSGEF; encoded by the coding sequence ATGATAAAATTTCGACTGATTTACCTCTATCTTTTAATAGCAAGTTTCATTCCGGCGATGACATGCATCGCTGCTGATGAAGGCGCGCATGCCGCCGAATTTCTCAGTCACGGTGTAGGCGCACGCGCTTTAGGAATGGGAAGCGCGTTCGTTGCTATTGCTGACGATGCAACAGCGACCTACTGGAACCCCGCCGGGCTTACCAAAGTCAAGAAGCATAGTTTCTCTGCCATGTATTCCGATACCTTTAGCACAGGGGATGGAAGTTGGTTGAGCAGGGGTTTGGTTACCTATAATTTCCTTAACTACGTCTATCAAATTGAAGATATCGGCAGTGTCGGTTTAAGCTGGATTCGGCTCGGTGTTGATGATATACCGCGCACGACCTTCATTGATGTCAACAATAACGGCTTTCTCGGCGATTTTCAGGACAAAAACGGCAACGGCATTAAAGATGAGGGTGAACCTTTTATCGACAAACCTGAAGTCGCTGAGTATTTCAACAATACCGATAACGCCCTCCTTATTTCTTATGCTCGCCAGGTCCACCCAATGGTATCTGTCGGCGGCAACCTCAAACTCCTCAACCAATCCATTTTTGAGAACAGCGGAAACGGTTTCGGGATTGACATCGGTCTGATTGCGGAACCCTACAAAGGGGTCCGAGTCGGTGCCATGTTATTGGATGCGACAGGCACGCAAGTCCGCTGGGATACTCCAGAGAAGCCGACGTTTACCCGCACGCGCCGACTCCGAATCGGCGCAGCTTACCATTTTACTGTGCCGCGCCTCGGTAAAGGGGCGATTGGGGCGGATTTTGAAACCGACCAAGCGGATCTGGAAATGGGCGGTGGCGGAGGAGGAATTGTCCCACGCATTGGCGCGGAATACTGGCTCTTCAATACCCTCGCACTCCGTGGTGGTTGGAATGGACATGGACTGTCGGCAGGTGCTGGACTCCGCTTGCGGATAAATGCTATGTCGTTTTTTGTCAACTACGCTTTCAATACCCACACCCTCGGCGGTTCACAACGCATCTCTGTCTCTGGGGAATTCTAA
- a CDS encoding YCF48-related protein encodes MKLREQILSILVIMLLLAAAPFALAQRTWETVSESKWQATFSDVFFVDAQHGWIVGSKATILHTTDGGQTWNQQPLPLDAELKKVRFINPQIGWAVGENGTVLKTTDGGQTWMKKNTGTRTALLAVSFVDEQHGWASGDGGFIISTKNGGTTWAQQTIDTNNTIEGIHFVSPQIGWAAGGGGTLLHTNDGGQTWGFQTSATVNTLDAIFMLSDKAGWAVGAGGAVVATVDGASWKVQESSVPNSNGMPEPVWDVHFADENVGIAAAEFGVILRTTDGGKTWAPLETRPVAARLQGVHMMSTTEAWIVGDKATILHTVDGGDTWEVISSASELRAVHFHNDKLGWAVGEAGSVLHTSDGGETWKPQDSGNVFDLYGVGFINENVGYVVGTNAALAETLDGGKTWGDLSDPGDEGHGTAERIKFEGDLSFLSAMGSYAMSFGSPTHAWAVGEMARVMHTIDGGQTWRNQDGAAMFVNLYGAHFINENVGWVVGDAGTISKTMDGGLTWTPTSQGPTWNDVHAIDEQTAWVAGEQGAIMATKDGGVTWIDQTVPTQANLNAILFRDANEGWAVGEGGTILYTSDGGVTWLIQESPTMSNLRDLVQTPSGQLWAIGDATTIIRY; translated from the coding sequence ATGAAACTGAGAGAGCAGATATTATCTATTTTGGTAATCATGCTACTGCTTGCCGCTGCACCGTTCGCGCTTGCACAAAGAACATGGGAGACGGTAAGTGAATCCAAGTGGCAGGCTACCTTTTCCGATGTCTTTTTTGTAGATGCACAACACGGATGGATTGTCGGCAGTAAGGCAACAATTTTACATACCACTGATGGTGGGCAGACCTGGAATCAGCAACCCCTACCACTTGATGCTGAACTAAAGAAAGTCCGCTTTATCAACCCTCAAATTGGCTGGGCTGTTGGTGAAAATGGCACGGTACTAAAGACCACCGATGGTGGGCAAACGTGGATGAAAAAGAATACAGGCACCCGCACCGCACTGTTAGCAGTTTCTTTCGTTGATGAGCAGCATGGCTGGGCAAGTGGAGATGGTGGATTCATCATCAGTACGAAAAACGGTGGCACAACATGGGCACAACAGACGATTGACACCAATAACACCATTGAAGGTATCCACTTTGTGAGTCCACAGATCGGTTGGGCGGCGGGTGGTGGTGGAACACTCCTTCATACCAACGACGGTGGACAGACATGGGGATTCCAGACAAGTGCAACGGTCAACACACTGGATGCCATCTTCATGCTCAGTGATAAAGCAGGATGGGCGGTTGGTGCCGGTGGTGCGGTTGTCGCAACGGTTGACGGTGCCAGTTGGAAAGTGCAAGAGAGCAGCGTCCCGAATTCTAACGGCATGCCTGAACCCGTTTGGGATGTCCACTTTGCTGATGAAAACGTCGGTATCGCCGCTGCGGAATTCGGTGTAATTCTCCGCACAACTGATGGTGGCAAAACGTGGGCACCGCTTGAAACGCGTCCCGTTGCTGCGCGTCTTCAAGGTGTGCACATGATGAGCACAACCGAAGCGTGGATCGTCGGCGATAAGGCAACCATCCTGCACACGGTTGATGGCGGGGACACTTGGGAGGTTATTTCGAGTGCAAGCGAGCTTCGAGCGGTCCATTTTCACAATGATAAACTCGGTTGGGCAGTCGGTGAGGCGGGAAGCGTCTTACATACCAGTGACGGCGGTGAAACATGGAAACCTCAAGATAGTGGAAACGTCTTTGACCTTTACGGGGTCGGGTTTATTAATGAAAACGTAGGTTATGTCGTCGGGACCAACGCTGCATTGGCTGAAACCTTAGACGGTGGCAAAACTTGGGGAGACCTCAGCGATCCGGGGGATGAAGGCCACGGCACAGCGGAACGAATTAAGTTTGAAGGGGACCTGAGTTTTCTAAGTGCCATGGGTTCCTACGCCATGAGTTTTGGGAGTCCTACACACGCGTGGGCGGTCGGTGAAATGGCGAGGGTTATGCACACGATTGATGGCGGTCAAACTTGGCGGAATCAAGATGGTGCCGCTATGTTCGTTAATCTGTATGGTGCTCATTTCATCAATGAAAATGTAGGTTGGGTTGTCGGAGACGCTGGCACTATCTCGAAAACTATGGATGGCGGGCTAACTTGGACACCTACTTCGCAAGGACCAACGTGGAACGATGTTCACGCTATAGATGAACAGACGGCATGGGTGGCAGGCGAACAAGGGGCTATTATGGCGACAAAGGATGGCGGTGTAACATGGATTGACCAAACAGTCCCGACACAAGCCAATCTCAATGCTATTTTATTCCGGGATGCTAACGAAGGTTGGGCAGTTGGGGAAGGTGGAACCATTCTTTACACATCCGATGGTGGTGTAACATGGTTGATACAGGAATCGCCGACGATGAGTAATCTGCGAGATCTCGTCCAAACGCCAAGTGGTCAGCTCTGGGCAATTGGAGATGCCACAACCATTATCCGCTATTAG
- a CDS encoding TolC family protein, producing MSLLRFCHFICAGTFLFFLINLSAVAQEPQVLTLEKSIEIAKKNNLDIQTAEQNLKAAEAQVRTARAGLLPRITANGNYTYFKDIQKSVIQAEGGFGFPMPNGEMDGMPPPSADNESDLIELEFGAHHNVQGTVNLTQPVFAWGRYYYGYQAAKLNYQAMQRGVDAAYNQLRLDVSEAFYGALVAQEFVRVAQQTVALVEKQLGIAEASLDAGAATNFDVLRAKVQLANAKSQLIRAENGVQTAKNAYKTVLNVPLAEDISVEGTLEIPDNDKILVLDLDGLIQQALENRPEMHRTQFSEHAAQKQIDIAKTRSRPDLALFSNYQISQNERLTEMNRIWSVGFQINIPIFDGFAAGAAVQQSESALKQVQLGGDQVKIGVEFEVRVAYLNLRGAQALIDVQREAVVQARESVRIANLQFQNGIITTVALTDTQIALAQAEVNRLQAHHDYVVGLARLEKAIGQVLQ from the coding sequence ATGAGTCTACTACGGTTCTGTCACTTTATCTGTGCCGGAACCTTTCTATTCTTTCTCATAAATCTCTCCGCTGTAGCACAAGAACCGCAGGTTTTGACCTTAGAGAAAAGTATTGAGATTGCTAAAAAGAACAATCTTGACATTCAGACTGCTGAACAGAACCTTAAAGCTGCTGAGGCACAAGTTCGCACAGCACGCGCAGGACTCTTGCCAAGAATTACAGCGAACGGTAATTACACCTATTTTAAAGATATACAAAAATCGGTCATTCAAGCCGAGGGCGGGTTTGGTTTCCCAATGCCGAACGGAGAAATGGACGGGATGCCACCGCCGAGTGCCGATAATGAGTCTGACTTAATTGAATTGGAATTTGGTGCCCATCACAATGTTCAAGGAACTGTGAATTTAACACAACCTGTCTTCGCGTGGGGACGCTACTACTACGGTTATCAAGCCGCGAAACTCAACTATCAGGCAATGCAGCGTGGTGTTGATGCTGCTTATAATCAGCTCCGCTTAGACGTATCTGAAGCGTTTTATGGTGCATTGGTTGCTCAGGAATTTGTCAGAGTCGCGCAGCAAACCGTCGCGTTGGTTGAAAAACAACTTGGCATCGCGGAGGCATCGCTGGATGCTGGGGCTGCGACTAACTTTGATGTGCTTCGTGCCAAAGTCCAACTTGCAAACGCTAAATCACAACTCATTCGTGCAGAGAACGGGGTCCAAACCGCTAAAAACGCCTATAAGACAGTCCTTAACGTTCCGCTCGCCGAGGACATATCGGTTGAAGGGACACTTGAAATTCCAGACAACGATAAAATACTGGTGTTAGACCTTGACGGACTCATACAACAAGCACTTGAGAACCGTCCTGAAATGCACCGCACGCAATTCAGCGAGCATGCCGCCCAAAAACAGATTGACATTGCCAAAACGCGAAGTCGTCCAGACCTCGCTCTCTTCTCAAACTATCAAATTTCACAGAATGAAAGACTTACCGAAATGAATAGAATTTGGAGTGTCGGTTTCCAAATTAACATCCCAATTTTCGATGGGTTTGCAGCGGGTGCGGCTGTCCAACAGAGTGAGTCTGCTTTAAAACAGGTTCAGTTAGGGGGCGATCAAGTCAAAATTGGTGTTGAATTTGAGGTGCGTGTCGCCTATCTGAATCTTCGGGGTGCGCAGGCTCTTATTGATGTCCAACGTGAAGCCGTTGTCCAAGCACGAGAGAGCGTACGCATTGCCAATCTCCAATTTCAGAACGGGATCATTACGACGGTCGCATTGACCGACACGCAAATCGCACTCGCCCAAGCGGAAGTTAACCGCCTGCAAGCACATCACGATTATGTCGTCGGTTTAGCGAGACTGGAAAAAGCGATCGGACAAGTGCTCCAATAA
- a CDS encoding LamG domain-containing protein: MFLRISILILFIACLFVAIPLTDAQLPLDGVVSYWPFDEGVEDVLGDNDGELDGNPKSVPGKVGKALEFNGENFVHIPGTASLEFAGAEEMSVVAWVNPDSDSPVKGVVAGCCGTIVAQRDVNGWALRFDGRNAGQEMEFIVTPGWQGDGGFGAAAFKKGEWHHMVGVVNKKKMQLYVDGELEKEQNYNGPMTTGGSETEIGKAGDGGFVGIIDEVMIYSKALSADEVEQIFEAEGLPVQPQGKLAIHWAQIKSSF; the protein is encoded by the coding sequence ATGTTCCTAAGAATATCAATACTAATTCTGTTCATTGCGTGCCTTTTTGTCGCAATTCCTTTAACGGACGCACAACTTCCGTTAGACGGTGTGGTGAGCTACTGGCCCTTTGATGAGGGTGTCGAGGACGTTTTAGGCGACAACGATGGTGAACTCGATGGAAACCCAAAATCAGTTCCCGGCAAGGTCGGAAAAGCCCTTGAGTTTAATGGCGAGAATTTCGTCCATATTCCGGGCACCGCTTCACTGGAATTTGCCGGTGCGGAAGAGATGAGTGTTGTCGCTTGGGTGAATCCCGATAGTGACAGTCCTGTCAAGGGTGTTGTTGCCGGATGCTGTGGGACGATTGTTGCACAACGTGATGTTAACGGTTGGGCATTGCGGTTTGACGGCAGAAACGCCGGACAAGAAATGGAATTTATTGTCACACCGGGATGGCAAGGCGATGGCGGTTTTGGTGCCGCAGCCTTCAAAAAAGGTGAATGGCACCACATGGTAGGGGTCGTCAATAAGAAAAAAATGCAACTCTATGTCGATGGCGAATTAGAGAAAGAGCAGAACTACAACGGTCCCATGACAACTGGCGGCTCAGAAACTGAAATCGGTAAAGCAGGTGATGGTGGTTTCGTTGGCATCATCGACGAGGTTATGATTTACAGTAAAGCCCTCTCAGCGGACGAAGTCGAACAAATTTTTGAAGCGGAAGGGCTCCCAGTACAACCGCAAGGTAAACTCGCGATTCATTGGGCGCAAATCAAATCTTCGTTCTAA
- a CDS encoding T9SS type A sorting domain-containing protein, translating to MRVTCLFLIVTVLLQFALQTQAAQPEIGVIYFRPSDRTAPSDIDSKIDTLVKAAQTAYSNEMTADGYSGKTFKFQKNDDDTVKVNHVTGDHDNAHYLEADGWDIWAEITTAGFDQSKNIYIAFLDFSSGTVDGGWCGTGGDYLDGSLGGAVNMAIASGCFDGNHGTAILVHELGHAFGLRHDYRNHPDYSINLVDNDPMVTSACATKWLSGHPYFNDYTTTPAGSTTISIGTPSISGSEVTVTFTITDDDSLHQAHFFETVTDSYGAGFDDLSLLDCEDLSGTSDTATFTTSALESTTTSVSIRVMDALGRATEHLFSVDLSDLSQTSGSVSTQSMSTQSVSTQSINTGEQRSMDVNGDGTVDIKDVNQVVSKFNQTGNLPEDINGDGIVNIVDITLVAQEAGANPGAPSISPRGLENALTRAEVEKWLHEARQMNLKDPEFQRGILALEQFLVALMPKKTMLLPNYPNPFNPETWIPYQLSETVEVAISIYDVSGNVVRSLDLGHQVPGFYHSRSEAAYWDGRNNLNERVASGIYFYHIQAGEFSATRRMLILK from the coding sequence ATGCGCGTCACATGTTTGTTTTTAATAGTAACTGTTTTGCTGCAGTTTGCTTTGCAGACGCAAGCGGCTCAACCAGAGATAGGCGTAATCTATTTTCGTCCAAGTGACCGGACCGCTCCGTCGGATATAGATAGCAAAATAGATACGTTAGTCAAAGCCGCTCAGACGGCTTACTCCAACGAGATGACAGCGGACGGATACAGTGGAAAAACCTTTAAGTTTCAGAAAAATGATGATGATACGGTGAAGGTGAATCACGTAACAGGTGATCACGACAACGCACATTATTTGGAGGCAGACGGGTGGGATATTTGGGCAGAAATTACAACGGCTGGGTTCGACCAGTCGAAAAATATCTACATTGCTTTTTTGGATTTCAGCAGCGGAACTGTTGATGGTGGTTGGTGTGGCACCGGTGGTGATTATCTGGATGGCAGCCTCGGTGGTGCCGTCAATATGGCAATTGCTTCGGGTTGTTTTGACGGGAATCACGGCACTGCGATACTTGTCCACGAACTCGGACATGCTTTCGGTTTGCGCCACGATTACCGCAACCATCCGGACTACAGCATAAATTTGGTTGACAACGATCCGATGGTTACATCTGCGTGTGCGACCAAATGGTTAAGTGGTCATCCCTACTTCAACGATTATACGACCACGCCTGCTGGATCTACAACGATTAGTATAGGGACACCGAGCATATCCGGCTCCGAGGTTACTGTTACCTTCACGATAACGGATGATGATAGTCTCCATCAAGCACATTTCTTTGAGACAGTCACCGACAGTTACGGTGCTGGCTTCGATGATCTCAGTCTACTTGATTGTGAGGACTTAAGTGGTACCAGTGATACTGCTACATTCACCACGAGTGCATTGGAATCGACCACTACGTCGGTATCGATTCGGGTTATGGATGCACTCGGACGCGCCACAGAGCACCTATTCTCAGTTGATCTTTCCGATTTGTCGCAGACCTCGGGGAGTGTTAGCACACAGAGCATGAGCACACAGAGTGTAAGCACACAGAGTATTAACACGGGTGAACAACGTTCGATGGATGTGAATGGGGACGGGACAGTTGACATTAAGGATGTGAATCAAGTTGTCTCTAAATTTAACCAGACAGGGAATCTTCCAGAAGATATAAACGGAGATGGTATTGTCAATATTGTGGACATCACTTTAGTCGCTCAAGAAGCGGGTGCGAACCCGGGGGCACCTTCTATATCGCCCCGCGGTTTAGAGAACGCTCTTACGCGTGCGGAGGTGGAAAAATGGTTGCATGAGGCGCGACAGATGAACCTGAAGGATCCTGAGTTCCAGCGGGGTATCTTAGCATTGGAACAATTCCTCGTTGCGTTGATGCCGAAGAAAACGATGCTATTGCCGAACTACCCGAACCCGTTCAATCCAGAAACATGGATACCCTATCAACTCAGCGAAACCGTTGAAGTTGCGATTAGCATCTATGATGTGTCAGGTAACGTTGTCCGTTCATTGGATTTAGGGCATCAGGTACCGGGGTTCTATCATAGCCGTTCAGAGGCTGCGTATTGGGATGGTCGTAACAATCTCAATGAGCGTGTGGCTTCTGGTATCTATTTCTATCACATTCAAGCAGGAGAGTTCTCAGCAACCCGCCGCATGCTGATTCTGAAGTAA